A segment of the Geoglobus ahangari genome:
AGCTCGCGAAGATCGAGATATTCGAGCCGGACGTGATTGCGTGCTTTGGAGACGTGCCTGACTATCTCTCAGACTACGAAACCGCGAGGCTTGACAGCTTTGTGGTCAAGAAGAGGGACAGGGAGATGAGGGTGGCCATCAGGGGGAGGAGGTACGAGGAGTGGTTCAGGGGTCTGGAGGAGGTGGAGGTGGATGTGGATAGAGTAAGGCTCAGGAACACGACCATGTTCTCCGGCACTCCTGTGAGCGACGATGTTCTGGAGAGCTTCGGGGAGGTGCTCTACGCGGAGAGGGGGTTCGACTTCCTGACGATCTACTCGAGAAGCTTTGATGCCGGGGTGGAGGCGATCAGGTTCCTCAGGGAGTATTTCGGGGTGGCTGAGGTCAACGTTGTAAATCCCGACGAGCTTACCGGCCTCATACTGGGGCTGAGGAGGGGAGGGAAATACCTCTCCCCGGGCAAGCTTCTGGATGTTGACCTCGAGGGCAGAAAGATTAAAATCCTTGGAAGGAGAGATGCGGAGATAATCGAGTTCGGCAACTTCAGGCTTGATGAGGAGAGGAGAGAGGTTCTGGTCAGGGTGCCGTAGCCATGGTCGTGATAGAGGTAGAGACGAGGAAGAGGGAGGAGGTTGTTGACATAACCGAGAGGATCAGGGAGGCTGTTAGGGGGAAGAGCGGAATTGCGGTGGTTTACTCCACCCACACCACAACAGGCCTGATAATAAACGAGGCCGAGGCTGGGCTGATGGAGGACATCATCGCCCACCTCTCAAACCTCGTGCCCTACAGGGCGGGGTACAGGCATGACATGATTGACAGCAACGCGGATGCACACATCAAGGCGAGCCTGCTTGGGAATTCGGTCATCATACCTGTAGAGGACGGAAGGCTGCTTCTCGGGACGTGGCAGAGGATACTGTTCGTCGAGCTTGACGGCCCGAGGAGAAGGAAGGTGCACGTGATTGTCTATGAAGCCGAGAAGGGTTGAGGACAGGCAGGATCACTACTACTGGAAGGCAAAGAAGGAGGGCTACAGGAGCAGGGCGGCCTACAAGCTGCTGCAGATGGACAGGAAGTTCGGGATAATCAGGAAGGGCTACTGGGTTCTCGATCTTGGCGCGTCGCCCGGAGGGTGGAGTCAGGTTGCAGTAGAGCTTGGGGCAAGCGTTGTTGCTGTGGACTTAGCTCCAATGAAGCCTATAGACGGCGTGGTGTTCATTCAGGGTGACATAACCTCGAAGGAGACGAGGGAGATGATCAGAGGTGTCAGGGAGAAGTTCGACGTCGTTATATGCGATGCATCGCCAAAGATCACGGGTCACTGGGACATAGACCACTACCGCTCCGTCGAGCTTGTGGAGGCCGCGTTCAGCATGGCGAGGGAGTTCCTGAAGCCCGGAGGGAGCTTCGTCGTTAAGATGTTTCAGGGGCAGGAGACACCCAGACTTTACTCTGAGTTCAAAAAGCACTTCAGGTTCAAGAAGCTTCACTCTCCCCCCGCTTCGAGAAAGAGGAGCTCCGAGATCTACTTCATAGGCAAGGGGTTCGGTGGGAAGTTCAGGCCAAAGAGAGACGATACCGACTAATTTCCTCAAATTTGCATCCGTTCTGGGGAAACGTTGGATTTAAAGACAGATAAACCTTTTTAAAGAATCGTAAACGATCTCGGCCGTTTTTCACGTGCGGTGTTGAAAGAATCGATATATTTTCCGGGGTCGAGGATTCGAGTGGTGATGTGAGATGAAGTGGTATGTGGTATTCGGGGTTGTGTTGCTGCTGGCAATAACTCCAGCACTGACAGCGGCTTTCGAGGAGAGGGAGCGCGGACACTCACCGGTGATGATGGGCAATGAGAGCATGAACAACACGTCCATGATGATGTACGCCCACGGCAAGGAGTTCGCTGAGAAGAGAAAGGAGCTGCAGGAGAGGTGGAAGGAGAGGCTTGAGGAGATAAAGGAGTACAGAGAGAGGATAAAGGAGAGGAACGAGCACATCAGGGAGATGAAGGAGAGGTACAAGGAGAAGTACATGGAGGAGAGGGAGAAGTACGAGCAGCTCAAGCACAGGGGGCTCGACGATCCTGAGGTCTTCAACTACGCCAGGGGCTTCGTTGTGAACGGAATCGGGTTCGCCATAGCCCACCTCGACTCTCTGGAGAACAGGGTTATCGCGATGAACCTCAGCGACGACAGGACTGCGGAGATTCTCGGGGACATCGACGCGCTGAAGGTGACGCTGGAGGAGTGGAAGGCGGTTATAAACAACTCCACAACTCCGGAGGAGCTCAGGGAGAACGTGAAGGAGTTCAGAGAGGAGTGGCAGCTGATAAGGATCAAGATAAACGCTGTGACGTCCAAGGTGGTCGCACTTAAGTTCGAGGAGGTCATCGAGAAGGCAGAGAACAGGACGTGGATGATCGAGGACAAAATAGCGGCGCTCAAGGAGCTCGGCGTGGACACGAGCGAGATAGAGGAGGCATACCACGAGTACCTGAGCGGTCTGGCCGAGGCGAAGGGGAAGATAACCGAGGCCCTTCAGCACTTTGAGAACGCGATAAACGCCAACACCTACAGCGTTGCGAAGGAGGAGTATGAGGAGGGCAAGGATGCATATCACGAGGCCATTGACAAGTTCAAGGACACCATGGACGAGCTCAGGGACGTCTTCAAGGAGTACGCCGAGAGGATGAGGTACCTGAGCGAGAACAGCACGGCCAGCGAGTCGTGATGGGGGTGGTGTGAATGAGGAAGATTGCGATCGTGATGCTGGTTCTGGCTGCGGTGGCGCTGTTCGGGTGCACTCAGAAGGAGGCGGTGAAGGTTACGACAGAGACTACTCCCGAAACCACCCCCACCCACACGACCGGAACGCAGAGCGGAACTGAGAGCGCGAGCACAGGGATAAACGACACGTTCAAGGACCTCATCTCGGAGATAAACCAGATTCAGGAGCTCGAGAAGATAACTCAGGAACTTAACACCCTGAACTTCGAGATTTAATCCACATTTTTTGGCACCACTATTGCTCCGTCAGTGCCATCAACAACAGTCCCGTGACCGCTCCTGTAGAGCAGGACGGTCAGGGCGGATATCGCAGCATCCACCTCATCGTGATCCCTTAGCAGCATAGCATCAACATACCTTTCCAGTTCTCTTTTTATTTCCTCCAAACCCTCTCTCCTCCTTTTGTTTGCGTGAGGGGCTAAGTTCAGTATGACCCTCGTGGCGTACGGGTACACCTCGTAGACCTCCACACCCGCGCTCTCAAAGGCTTTTGCAAGCTCCATGCCTTTCAGAGCAACCTTCCTGAAGAACCCTGCACCAGACGGGAAGAGCCTGATGCCCATCTCAATCAGCTTCCTCTCGCACTCCCTGAAGGGGCCATTCTCGGGAAAAGAGAGGGGAGAGTCGATTCCCACCGCCTCAACACCCTCATCTATCAGCCGGTAAGGGTCGTGAAAAACCCTCACACTCCTGCCGGAAATCAGGGCTGAGACCGATCGCTTCAGCCCCACATCTATCCCGCCAACCTTCACACCCACCATTTCTCAGCCAAACTTAAAAATGCTGCTAAAGGGCTGCAAAATCCGAAATTCTGTGGGATAATGATTTTAAACCCATTCGACATTAGATGTAAACATGTTCCTGATACTGGATCCGATATACATGGTGCTGGCCGTGGCGGGATACATGGTAATGTTCCTGCTCGCAGGCTTCATAGCGCCGAAGGTAGCGGGCAGGGTCGCAGGGAGGTTTTCCCTGTACACCTCGATGCTCCTGCTCGCCCTGCTGATACTCAGCATAAGCGCGACAATACTCTACGTGATTCTGGTTTACGCTGGCATCTCTGCAGGCTTTACAGGACTCATCGCGTTCCTCGTGATCATAAACTTCCTGATGTACCTCGCCTCCCCGTACATCATCAACATGATGTACGGTGCAAAGCACAGTCCGGAGCTTCAGGCCATCGTCGATGAGGCGGCAATGAGGCTTGGTGAGAGGAGAAGGTTCAAGGCCATGCTCGTCCACTCACCGCCCAACGCCTTTGCCTACGGAAACTTCCTGACCGGAAAATTCGTCGCGGTCTCGGACTCTCTCGTGAGCATGCTGTCGAGGGACGAGCTTCTTGCAGTCGTTGGCCACGAGATCGGCCACCACAGACACAGAGACTCTGCGGTGATGCTCCTCCTCGGTTTGCTGCCGTCGGTGATTTTCTACCTTGGCTACGCGATGGTTCACTCCGCCCTCAGGGATGACAGGAACGGAAAGCAGCTGGCCATAATCGGGATCGCAGCAGTGATAGCAAGCTTCGTCGTTCAGATACTCGTGCTCGCGTTCAGCAGGCTGAGGGAGTACTACGCGGACACAGAAGGCGTGAGGGTTGCAGGAAAGCTCCCGATGCAGAGCTCACTCGCCAAGATCCACGCGTTCTACTTCAGGGCTCCGAGGGCGTATGCGGACATACAGGACAGCAGCTTCAAGACCCTCTTCATCTACGCGTTCGTTAATGCGGTGGCGAACCCGTACGTTTCGATGAGGGACATCGAGGCGCTCAAGAGGATGGAGGTATCCCCGCTGCAGGAGTTCATGTCCACACACCCGCCAATCCCGAAGAGGCTGAGGTTCATAGACTCCCTGCCGTACTGAGGCACCATTTTTATACCTCCTTTCCCTTTTATTCTCATGAACCCCGAGGCCCTGTACAGGATAAGCTACGGCCTCTACGTTGTTTCAAGCCACCTCGATGGCAGGCCGAACGGCCAGATCGCCAACACGGTCTTTCAGGTAACCTCAGACCCGGTCATGGTTGCAGCCTGTCTTAACAAGCAGAACCTCACGCACGAGTATGTCTCAAAATCGGGAGTGTTCTCAGTCTCGGTTCTCGAGAAGCAGACGCCCATGGCGTTCATAGGCAGGTTCGGGTTCAGGAGCGGGAGGGACCTCGACAAGTTCGATGGAGTGGACTTCTTCTGGGGAAAGAGCGGTGCTCCGGTTGTGAGGGAGCATGCGATAGCTTACATCGAGGCGAGGGTTGTGGACAGGATGGATGTCAGAAGCCACACGCTGTTCGTCGGAGAGGTTGTCGAGGCGGAGGTGCTTGGCGGGGGAGAGCCTCTTACGTACGCGGACTACCACTATCTGAAGAAGGGTAAAACTCCCCAAACCGCTACGGTTTACTTCAGGGACTGATTTTTCAGTTGCTCGAGAATTTTCTGGATCTTTTCCCTATCCTTTGGTCTGTCGAGCAGCCTGTATGACTCAAGATGGTCATCGAGCCTTGAGAGTGGGACTGTAAGGTCACCGATTTTGACGTAAACTGGCCTGTCAAGCCTTTCCGTGAGATCCAC
Coding sequences within it:
- a CDS encoding zinc metalloprotease HtpX; translation: MFLILDPIYMVLAVAGYMVMFLLAGFIAPKVAGRVAGRFSLYTSMLLLALLILSISATILYVILVYAGISAGFTGLIAFLVIINFLMYLASPYIINMMYGAKHSPELQAIVDEAAMRLGERRRFKAMLVHSPPNAFAYGNFLTGKFVAVSDSLVSMLSRDELLAVVGHEIGHHRHRDSAVMLLLGLLPSVIFYLGYAMVHSALRDDRNGKQLAIIGIAAVIASFVVQILVLAFSRLREYYADTEGVRVAGKLPMQSSLAKIHAFYFRAPRAYADIQDSSFKTLFIYAFVNAVANPYVSMRDIEALKRMEVSPLQEFMSTHPPIPKRLRFIDSLPY
- a CDS encoding RlmE family RNA methyltransferase, which gives rise to MKPRRVEDRQDHYYWKAKKEGYRSRAAYKLLQMDRKFGIIRKGYWVLDLGASPGGWSQVAVELGASVVAVDLAPMKPIDGVVFIQGDITSKETREMIRGVREKFDVVICDASPKITGHWDIDHYRSVELVEAAFSMAREFLKPGGSFVVKMFQGQETPRLYSEFKKHFRFKKLHSPPASRKRSSEIYFIGKGFGGKFRPKRDDTD
- a CDS encoding DUF429 domain-containing protein produces the protein MKVGGIDVGLKRSVSALISGRSVRVFHDPYRLIDEGVEAVGIDSPLSFPENGPFRECERKLIEMGIRLFPSGAGFFRKVALKGMELAKAFESAGVEVYEVYPYATRVILNLAPHANKRRREGLEEIKRELERYVDAMLLRDHDEVDAAISALTVLLYRSGHGTVVDGTDGAIVVPKNVD
- a CDS encoding secondary thiamine-phosphate synthase enzyme YjbQ; this encodes MVVIEVETRKREEVVDITERIREAVRGKSGIAVVYSTHTTTGLIINEAEAGLMEDIIAHLSNLVPYRAGYRHDMIDSNADAHIKASLLGNSVIIPVEDGRLLLGTWQRILFVELDGPRRRKVHVIVYEAEKG
- a CDS encoding Clp1/GlmU family protein; this encodes MRVEGNTTLLLIGPGKLRSSEPAKVFGASVREAEVPEGKVYPFFFQNDAEVQVEGTYILVNGDTTPESWKRFAERGYERVFTFGDTDSGKSSFCVYLLNSTEIGRAIDADVGQSDVAHPGAMGLGEARGNVFSLSQLKIVDVAFVGVISPSGFESRCLRGFSHLAKLAVDRAVVDTTGWIRGRRAREYKLAKIEIFEPDVIACFGDVPDYLSDYETARLDSFVVKKRDREMRVAIRGRRYEEWFRGLEEVEVDVDRVRLRNTTMFSGTPVSDDVLESFGEVLYAERGFDFLTIYSRSFDAGVEAIRFLREYFGVAEVNVVNPDELTGLILGLRRGGKYLSPGKLLDVDLEGRKIKILGRRDAEIIEFGNFRLDEERREVLVRVP
- a CDS encoding flavin reductase family protein, whose translation is MNPEALYRISYGLYVVSSHLDGRPNGQIANTVFQVTSDPVMVAACLNKQNLTHEYVSKSGVFSVSVLEKQTPMAFIGRFGFRSGRDLDKFDGVDFFWGKSGAPVVREHAIAYIEARVVDRMDVRSHTLFVGEVVEAEVLGGGEPLTYADYHYLKKGKTPQTATVYFRD
- a CDS encoding coiled-coil domain-containing protein; this encodes MKWYVVFGVVLLLAITPALTAAFEERERGHSPVMMGNESMNNTSMMMYAHGKEFAEKRKELQERWKERLEEIKEYRERIKERNEHIREMKERYKEKYMEEREKYEQLKHRGLDDPEVFNYARGFVVNGIGFAIAHLDSLENRVIAMNLSDDRTAEILGDIDALKVTLEEWKAVINNSTTPEELRENVKEFREEWQLIRIKINAVTSKVVALKFEEVIEKAENRTWMIEDKIAALKELGVDTSEIEEAYHEYLSGLAEAKGKITEALQHFENAINANTYSVAKEEYEEGKDAYHEAIDKFKDTMDELRDVFKEYAERMRYLSENSTASES